A genomic region of Ignavibacteria bacterium contains the following coding sequences:
- a CDS encoding MarR family transcriptional regulator yields MKLEDEIKQSSFRNEYHKLAVNIIYTHSWLMNKIYELLDEYDLTPQQFNLLRILRGQYPQPASISLLKERMLDKMSDASRLVERLISKGLVERNICPEDRRKAEVKITKKGLKLLEKIDAANDEMDNYLKNLSAQEAKQLNYLLDKLRG; encoded by the coding sequence ATGAAACTCGAAGACGAAATAAAACAAAGTTCATTCAGGAATGAGTATCATAAGCTGGCTGTGAATATTATTTACACTCACAGCTGGCTTATGAATAAAATTTATGAATTACTGGATGAATATGATTTAACACCTCAGCAATTTAATCTTTTAAGAATTTTACGTGGACAGTATCCACAGCCAGCCAGCATTTCACTCTTAAAAGAAAGAATGCTTGATAAAATGTCAGATGCTTCTCGATTAGTGGAAAGATTAATTTCTAAGGGACTTGTCGAGCGAAATATTTGCCCCGAAGATCGTCGAAAAGCTGAAGTTAAAATTACAAAGAAAGGATTAAAGCTTTTAGAAAAAATAGACGCAGCAAATGATGAAATGGATAATTATTTAAAAAATCTTTCTGCACAGGAAGCGAAGCAATTAAACTACTTACTCGATAAATTACGCGGTTAG